From Rutidosis leptorrhynchoides isolate AG116_Rl617_1_P2 chromosome 3, CSIRO_AGI_Rlap_v1, whole genome shotgun sequence, a single genomic window includes:
- the LOC139898945 gene encoding uncharacterized mitochondrial protein ymf1-like, whose protein sequence is MPFGRSLLQRESLLRVSGEQRSPEILISFHSSGSTSNQWRKLKNPWFPGRTLFRPSCFRTRKKKRFFAQLAHSAGPTYISYLAEEASNRLEFLPSWDSMDQDLLLLYGQYRSTLVDHMDVEKASHFNKLETSLFHFYLPISYLCFVCFPEKFDLFNLWIPPK, encoded by the coding sequence ATGCCATTCGGAAGAAGTCTTCTACAGAGGGAAAGCCTGTTACGAGTAAGTGGAGAGCAAAGATCTCCCGAGATTCTTATCTCATTCCATTCGAGTGGCTCAACCAGTAACCAATGGCGAAAACTAAAAAATCCATGGTTTCCCGGTAGAACCCTATTTCGCCCAAGTTGTTTCAGAACCAGAAAAAAGAAGCGGTTTTTCGCACAGCTTGCGCATAGTGCGGGTCCCACTTATATATCGTATTTGGCAGAAGAAGCATCGAATAGGTTGGAGTTCTTACCTTCTTGGGATTCGATGGATCAAGATCTGCTTTTATTATATGGGCAATACCGATCTACTTTAGTAGATCATATGGATGTAGAAAAAGCTTCTCATTTTAATAAATTGGAAACATCTCTTTTCCATTTCTATTTACCCATTTCATATCTTTGTTTCGTGTGTTTCCCGGAGAAATTCGATCTCTTCAATCTCTGGATACCACCTAAATAA